The Candidatus Bathyarchaeum sp. genome has a window encoding:
- a CDS encoding YkgJ family cysteine cluster protein translates to MVMIEMEYDFPAEVHFACEKCARCCGDTEDTVRHVLLLKTEAEKISNQTSKDIHEFAEEVYGFEPYIYEMKKTEGKCCFLENNRCTIYDTRPIICKFYPFELKNLGNDKYSFLFTTKCNGIRQGPNLEKMFFEGLFGVALKAMDENAKSD, encoded by the coding sequence ATGGTTATGATTGAAATGGAATATGATTTTCCAGCAGAGGTTCATTTTGCATGTGAAAAGTGTGCTCGTTGCTGTGGGGACACTGAAGATACAGTTAGACATGTTTTGTTGTTGAAAACTGAAGCAGAAAAAATATCCAACCAAACTTCAAAAGACATTCACGAATTTGCTGAAGAAGTTTATGGGTTTGAACCATATATCTACGAGATGAAAAAAACTGAAGGAAAATGCTGTTTTCTAGAAAACAACCGATGCACAATCTACGATACCAGACCAATAATTTGCAAGTTCTATCCCTTTGAACTAAAAAACCTAGGAAACGACAAATACTCCTTTTTGTTTACCACAAAATGTAACGGCATTAGGCAAGGCCCCAATTTAGAAAAAATGTTTTTTGAGGGTCTTTTCGGCGTAGCCCTTAAAGCGATGGATGAAAACGCAAAATCAGATTAA
- a CDS encoding creatininase family protein: MPQADKAAKDGKVVIIPCGSIEEHGDHLPLNTDSLQAEFIAVEVAKKTGSLLAPPLRYGLCNSTRNFPGTVTISFDSLRSIMTDILDDFIRIGFRRLLVLTGHAGSSHMTAIKLAAKVVVNKHKNEKNRPRIMVCSDYDFAFDLKDKNIDDRDSHAGTIETSRVMAIRPDLVFGKGIRNFPDMPRFEISPDPQKYFPSGVMGDPTIASVEIGQKINNYVIEQIAKLVNELKK; the protein is encoded by the coding sequence ATGCCTCAAGCTGATAAGGCAGCCAAGGACGGAAAAGTTGTGATTATTCCTTGTGGAAGCATTGAAGAACACGGTGACCATTTGCCTTTGAATACAGACAGTTTGCAAGCAGAATTTATAGCAGTAGAAGTTGCCAAAAAAACAGGCAGTTTACTTGCCCCACCCTTGAGGTATGGTTTGTGCAATTCTACTCGCAATTTTCCAGGCACAGTAACCATTAGTTTTGATTCCTTACGGAGCATAATGACGGATATTCTGGACGATTTTATTCGAATAGGTTTTCGGCGGTTGCTGGTTCTTACGGGTCATGCAGGCAGTTCACATATGACGGCAATCAAGCTTGCAGCAAAAGTAGTAGTAAACAAACACAAAAACGAAAAAAACAGACCTCGAATCATGGTTTGTTCAGATTACGATTTTGCCTTTGATTTAAAAGATAAAAACATAGATGACCGCGATTCCCATGCTGGAACAATAGAAACATCACGAGTTATGGCAATACGTCCTGATTTGGTCTTTGGAAAAGGTATCAGAAACTTTCCTGACATGCCGCGGTTTGAAATTAGTCCTGACCCTCAAAAGTACTTCCCCAGTGGGGTAATGGGAGATCCCACTATTGCTTCTGTAGAAATTGGTCAAAAAATTAACAATTACGTAATCGAACAAATTGCAAAATTAGTCAATGAACTAAAAAAATAA
- a CDS encoding DJ-1/PfpI family protein, with the protein MIKALVFLATGFEEIEAVTIIDILRRADITVTTAGLTSNPIEGAHKVKIVADKSVDEMFAHEFDAIICPGGSHGYKNLRRDPRVIQIIKNAHKQNKLVAAICAAPAVLSDAAILENKNCTIYPGMENELIKGGGIPNPDNVVVDGNIVTSKGPATALEFAITVVELLAGKQVADSVCRKVLADNRC; encoded by the coding sequence TTGATCAAAGCATTAGTTTTTTTGGCAACCGGATTTGAAGAAATAGAAGCAGTTACAATTATTGACATTCTAAGACGAGCAGACATAACAGTAACAACAGCTGGATTAACCTCAAACCCTATCGAGGGCGCACATAAAGTGAAAATTGTTGCAGACAAATCTGTGGATGAAATGTTTGCCCATGAATTTGATGCAATAATTTGTCCGGGTGGCTCCCATGGATACAAGAACCTTAGACGAGACCCCAGAGTAATTCAAATAATCAAAAATGCACACAAACAAAACAAATTGGTTGCTGCGATTTGTGCGGCACCTGCGGTTCTTTCGGATGCAGCAATTTTGGAAAATAAAAACTGTACAATATACCCTGGAATGGAAAACGAACTCATCAAGGGCGGTGGAATTCCAAACCCTGACAATGTGGTGGTTGACGGCAACATAGTGACAAGCAAAGGACCCGCAACAGCTCTTGAGTTTGCTATTACAGTGGTGGAATTGTTGGCTGGAAAACAGGTAGCTGATTCGGTTTGCAGAAAAGTTCTAGCCGATAATAGGTGTTAA